The Algoriphagus sanaruensis genome window below encodes:
- a CDS encoding DUF4494 domain-containing protein, with amino-acid sequence MRTWFLCKVKYAKETEEGLLKSISEQYLVDAVSFTEAEAILYDRLGSQIRGDFQVTGISKSNIVDVFFFEDADIWHKCKVTYLVADGDSGKEKKVTQYMIVTAEDVKQAYDRIQESLSNMLVSFRVPDITESPIVEVFPFERDEPVDSLPPGNFRPVNQEDEE; translated from the coding sequence ATGAGAACTTGGTTTTTGTGTAAAGTAAAATATGCAAAGGAGACAGAGGAAGGTCTTCTAAAAAGTATTTCTGAGCAGTACTTGGTAGATGCAGTATCATTTACTGAAGCGGAGGCAATTTTATATGATCGTTTGGGCTCCCAGATTAGAGGGGATTTTCAAGTCACAGGAATCAGCAAAAGCAATATCGTAGATGTATTTTTCTTTGAAGATGCGGATATCTGGCATAAGTGTAAGGTGACCTACCTTGTTGCAGACGGAGATTCTGGAAAAGAAAAAAAAGTCACTCAATACATGATCGTGACAGCCGAAGATGTCAAGCAAGCCTATGATCGTATTCAAGAAAGCTTGAGCAATATGCTGGTGAGCTTCCGAGTTCCAGACATTACTGAAAGCCCAATTGTTGAAGTTTTCCCATTTGAGCGAGATGAACCTGTAGATAGCCTGCCGCCTGGAAATTTCAGACCAGTAAATCAAGAAGATGAAGAATAA
- a CDS encoding hydrolase translates to MSLLLHRTNFGNPENLGKILTLEEAKSLLDEWVKNEKLKVHMKQVGHLMGAYAQSKGYDELTVKKWYQAGLLHDADWDQWPEQHCRKIIEELERRELDSEMIRAIASHGPRYFGVDPVTEMDHMLYAFDELSGFVHAYSLMRPEGYVGMEIKGVKKRLKDKTFAAQVSREDIQDAAQRANISVEELIQFVIDHQASADLS, encoded by the coding sequence ATGTCTCTTTTATTACATCGAACTAATTTTGGGAATCCCGAAAATTTAGGAAAAATTTTAACCCTAGAGGAAGCGAAATCACTTTTGGATGAATGGGTTAAAAACGAAAAGTTGAAAGTTCATATGAAACAAGTTGGGCACCTGATGGGAGCTTATGCCCAGTCCAAAGGGTATGATGAGCTAACGGTTAAAAAATGGTATCAAGCAGGATTGCTTCATGATGCAGATTGGGACCAATGGCCTGAGCAGCATTGTCGTAAAATTATTGAGGAATTGGAGCGAAGGGAGTTGGACTCTGAAATGATTCGAGCTATTGCCTCACATGGCCCTCGATATTTTGGAGTCGACCCAGTAACAGAAATGGATCATATGCTCTATGCGTTCGATGAGCTAAGCGGATTCGTCCATGCTTATTCTTTGATGCGACCTGAAGGATATGTTGGGATGGAAATCAAAGGGGTTAAAAAGAGATTGAAAGACAAAACTTTTGCTGCACAAGTGAGTCGTGAGGATATTCAAGATGCTGCACAGCGGGCCAATATTTCCGTAGAGGAGTTGATTCAGTTTGTGATTGACCATCAAGCCTCCGCAGATTTATCCTAA
- a CDS encoding PAS domain-containing protein: MKDWDPFQVLNHLSIKSEYFLQIALDKNGKVLSSDSGLGPIPSLFDKQQKPLQFSDCFLASDWVKFDTQRMKAWKTKHNSFLVELHKLNHPSEETIRTKWEFFFVAEDYGTCVGIGHPIDPIRPYNIGLGEFIDGSTFSNEVIDSLLENKMLGFWEFDLNERHENISNHLAHTLGYTEEEIRILGRIPWKKHIHPEDLEAFTNLLYTHFRTPGNVPFKTEFRLISKGKQTTWVMAFGQTVEWDQMGTPRRVQGIFLDINEKKRQEFWLKEHHFFLNELAFQQSHSLRARVANILGVLEILELEELSPTSQKLVNILKKETKMLDESLKKSIKESVQHHKILEQGLGTSDQ, translated from the coding sequence ATGAAAGACTGGGATCCATTTCAAGTCCTCAATCATCTTTCGATCAAGTCAGAATATTTTCTGCAGATCGCTTTGGACAAAAATGGAAAGGTCCTTTCATCAGATTCAGGACTTGGCCCTATCCCTTCTCTCTTTGATAAGCAACAAAAGCCTTTGCAATTTTCTGATTGTTTTCTTGCTTCAGATTGGGTGAAATTCGATACACAGCGAATGAAGGCTTGGAAAACTAAGCATAATTCTTTTTTGGTTGAATTACATAAATTAAACCATCCGAGTGAAGAAACTATACGGACAAAGTGGGAATTTTTCTTTGTTGCAGAAGACTATGGAACTTGTGTAGGAATCGGACATCCAATTGACCCGATAAGACCCTATAATATAGGCCTAGGAGAATTCATTGATGGTTCGACTTTTTCCAACGAAGTGATCGATAGTTTGCTTGAAAATAAGATGCTGGGATTTTGGGAGTTTGACCTCAATGAAAGGCATGAAAATATCAGCAACCATTTAGCTCATACTTTAGGCTATACGGAAGAAGAAATTAGGATTTTGGGTAGAATCCCATGGAAAAAACATATTCATCCTGAGGATCTTGAGGCATTCACAAACCTCCTTTACACTCATTTTAGGACTCCGGGCAATGTGCCCTTCAAAACAGAGTTTCGACTAATTTCCAAAGGAAAGCAAACTACTTGGGTGATGGCTTTCGGGCAAACTGTGGAATGGGATCAAATGGGAACCCCAAGAAGAGTACAGGGCATCTTTTTAGACATTAATGAGAAAAAACGCCAAGAATTCTGGCTAAAAGAACATCACTTTTTTTTAAATGAACTTGCCTTCCAACAATCACACTCTTTAAGGGCGAGGGTAGCAAATATTTTGGGAGTTTTAGAAATACTTGAATTAGAAGAACTTTCGCCTACCTCTCAAAAATTGGTGAACATCCTGAAAAAGGAAACAAAAATGCTGGACGAATCCCTCAAGAAGAGTATTAAGGAATCAGTCCAGCATCATAAAATTTTAGAGCAAGGTCTAGGGACCTCAGATCAGTAA
- a CDS encoding SDR family oxidoreductase: MNYTEGMLREGALKGKTILVTGGGTGLGKSMGMYFLRLGANLVITSRKLDVLQATAKEMEQETGGKVLAVACDVRDVEQVQKAFDEADALFGKVDAVVNNAAGNFISPTERLSPNAFSTVIDIVLKGTANMTLVAGKNWIAKKTGGSFLNIVTTYAWTGSAYVVPSAAAKAGVLAMTRSLAVEWAKYGIRSNAIAPGPFPTEGAWSRLLPGDLVKKFDPAKKVPVGRVGEHQELANLAAYLVSDFSAYVNGEVITIDGGEWLKGAGEFNNLDLIPQEMWDMLEASRGKKP; the protein is encoded by the coding sequence ATGAATTATACGGAAGGAATGCTCCGCGAAGGGGCTTTAAAGGGTAAGACCATTTTGGTCACCGGAGGCGGTACTGGATTGGGAAAATCAATGGGAATGTATTTTTTGCGATTGGGAGCCAATCTTGTGATCACAAGTAGGAAACTAGATGTGCTTCAAGCGACAGCAAAAGAAATGGAGCAGGAAACTGGAGGGAAGGTACTTGCAGTAGCTTGTGATGTTAGAGATGTTGAGCAAGTTCAAAAAGCATTTGATGAGGCAGATGCATTGTTTGGAAAAGTGGATGCTGTGGTTAATAATGCTGCAGGTAATTTTATTTCTCCAACGGAGCGATTATCTCCAAATGCATTTTCAACGGTAATTGATATTGTATTGAAAGGCACGGCCAATATGACTTTGGTCGCTGGTAAAAATTGGATTGCAAAGAAGACCGGTGGGAGTTTTTTGAATATTGTTACCACCTATGCATGGACGGGTTCTGCATATGTTGTTCCTTCGGCAGCTGCAAAGGCAGGAGTTTTAGCCATGACTAGATCACTTGCTGTGGAATGGGCAAAATATGGAATTCGTTCTAACGCGATAGCACCAGGTCCATTTCCAACGGAAGGAGCTTGGAGTCGATTGCTTCCAGGAGATTTGGTTAAGAAATTTGATCCAGCCAAAAAAGTACCAGTAGGGAGAGTAGGAGAGCATCAGGAATTAGCCAACCTTGCGGCGTATTTGGTTTCGGATTTTTCGGCTTATGTCAATGGGGAGGTGATTACTATTGATGGGGGAGAATGGCTGAAAGGCGCTGGTGAATTCAATAATCTTGATTTGATTCCACAAGAAATGTGGGATATGCTGGAGGCATCTCGTGGAAAAAAGCCTTAA
- the ahcY gene encoding adenosylhomocysteinase gives MSEIKSEKFIQYKVKDISLAEWGRKEIRLAEAEMPGLMALREEFGPSQPLKGARIAGCLHMTIQTAVLIETLVALGAEVTWSSCNIFSTQDHAAAAIAAAGIQVYAWKGMTAEEFDWCIEQTLFFGEAQNPLNMILDDGGDLTNMVLDQYPELVAGIRGLSEETTTGVHRLYERMKNGTLPLPAINVNDSVTKSKFDNKYGCKESLVDAIRRATDVMMAGKVAVVAGYGDVGKGSAASLRGAGARVIVTEIDPICALQAAMDGFAVKKMVDAVKEADIVVTATGNKDIITAEHFKSMKDKAIVCNIGHFDNEIDMAWLNKNYGQTKNVIKPQVDLYEIDGKEIIVLAEGRLVNLGCATGHPSFVMSNSFTNQTLAQLELWMNHGSYQPGVYVLPKHLDEKVAALHLAKLGVQLDTLTQDQAQYIGVTVEGPFKPEYYRY, from the coding sequence ATGTCAGAAATTAAGTCTGAAAAATTCATTCAGTACAAAGTAAAGGACATTTCCCTTGCCGAGTGGGGGAGAAAAGAGATTAGATTGGCAGAGGCAGAAATGCCAGGTTTGATGGCCTTAAGAGAAGAGTTTGGTCCTTCTCAGCCCTTGAAAGGAGCTCGTATCGCAGGATGTCTTCACATGACTATTCAAACTGCCGTCTTGATTGAGACCCTAGTGGCTTTGGGAGCCGAAGTGACATGGTCTTCTTGTAATATTTTTTCTACTCAGGATCATGCAGCAGCTGCAATCGCGGCAGCTGGAATTCAAGTTTATGCTTGGAAAGGGATGACCGCTGAGGAGTTTGATTGGTGCATTGAGCAGACCCTATTCTTTGGTGAAGCACAAAATCCATTGAATATGATTTTGGACGATGGCGGTGACTTAACCAATATGGTGCTTGACCAATATCCAGAACTTGTTGCTGGAATCCGTGGTCTTTCCGAAGAAACAACCACAGGGGTTCATAGACTATATGAGCGAATGAAAAATGGTACGCTTCCGTTGCCAGCAATTAATGTGAACGACTCTGTGACCAAATCCAAGTTTGATAATAAGTATGGATGTAAGGAGTCTTTGGTAGATGCGATTCGTCGTGCTACTGATGTCATGATGGCTGGAAAAGTAGCTGTTGTAGCAGGATATGGTGACGTAGGAAAAGGATCTGCTGCTTCGTTGCGAGGAGCAGGTGCTCGAGTGATTGTTACTGAAATTGATCCAATCTGTGCACTTCAGGCTGCCATGGATGGATTTGCAGTGAAGAAAATGGTGGATGCTGTAAAAGAAGCTGATATCGTAGTGACCGCAACAGGTAATAAGGATATCATCACCGCTGAGCATTTCAAATCCATGAAGGACAAGGCGATTGTTTGTAACATCGGCCATTTTGACAATGAAATTGACATGGCTTGGTTGAACAAAAATTACGGTCAAACCAAGAATGTGATCAAGCCTCAGGTAGACTTGTATGAGATCGACGGCAAAGAGATTATTGTTTTGGCAGAAGGCCGCTTAGTAAACCTAGGCTGTGCAACAGGCCATCCTTCTTTTGTGATGTCAAATTCTTTCACCAACCAAACCTTGGCTCAGTTGGAATTGTGGATGAACCATGGTAGCTATCAGCCAGGAGTTTATGTGTTGCCAAAGCACTTGGACGAAAAAGTGGCTGCGCTTCATTTAGCCAAGTTGGGCGTTCAGCTTGATACCTTGACTCAAGACCAAGCACAATACATTGGTGTAACAGTAGAAGGTCCATTTAAGCCGGAATATTATCGTTATTAA
- a CDS encoding biotin--[acetyl-CoA-carboxylase] ligase has protein sequence MYKILANTIFLGKDVHFLPECHSTNDIAMDLVKNGKAIEGTIVVTDHQTRGKGQRGNSWESGQGQNITFSLVLQPKFLDVTEQFLLNIAVSCAIVKVLKEYVLDIKVKWPNDIVAPGMGKIGGVLIENSIGSRGWEAAIVGIGLNVNQSDFAVSTAQSLKTLTGTEFNREELLKLLVAQLEQEYIQLKRGNVTSLWRYYLSHLFLKDEWAQYSVGEQLVEGKIIGVSATGQLQLEDRFGVVNSFGLKEIKFLNK, from the coding sequence ATGTATAAAATTCTTGCCAACACGATTTTTTTGGGGAAAGATGTCCATTTCCTGCCAGAGTGTCATTCCACCAATGACATAGCCATGGACTTAGTCAAAAATGGAAAAGCAATCGAAGGAACCATTGTAGTGACCGACCATCAGACTCGAGGTAAAGGTCAGCGGGGAAACTCCTGGGAAAGTGGGCAAGGTCAAAACATTACTTTTTCACTGGTCCTTCAGCCTAAATTTTTGGACGTCACCGAGCAATTTTTGCTCAATATAGCTGTTTCATGTGCTATAGTTAAGGTTTTGAAGGAGTATGTTCTAGATATCAAGGTCAAATGGCCCAATGATATTGTGGCTCCAGGAATGGGGAAAATCGGAGGTGTTTTGATTGAAAATAGCATCGGTTCCAGAGGTTGGGAAGCGGCAATCGTGGGAATAGGTCTTAATGTAAATCAATCGGATTTTGCTGTAAGTACCGCCCAATCCTTGAAAACGCTGACCGGAACAGAATTCAATCGAGAGGAATTGTTAAAGCTACTGGTAGCACAATTGGAGCAAGAATATATCCAGCTCAAACGGGGAAATGTAACCTCACTTTGGAGATATTATTTATCCCATTTGTTTTTGAAAGACGAATGGGCTCAATATTCGGTGGGTGAACAATTAGTAGAGGGAAAAATTATAGGTGTTTCAGCGACTGGTCAATTACAACTTGAAGACCGATTTGGTGTAGTTAACTCATTCGGGCTGAAAGAGATCAAGTTTTTAAACAAGTAA
- the rsfS gene encoding ribosome silencing factor — MTAEALSKVIIKGMEEKKAVDILVMDLRNIKNSVTDFFVICSGNSDTQIDAISKSIEEEVHKAGESPAWKVEGKSNGQWILMDYVNVVAHIFLKEKREFYGLEELWGDAKTTYIN; from the coding sequence ATGACAGCAGAAGCGCTGAGTAAGGTTATCATCAAAGGAATGGAAGAAAAAAAAGCAGTTGACATTCTGGTGATGGACCTTAGAAACATCAAAAATTCAGTAACTGATTTTTTTGTGATTTGCTCCGGAAATTCCGACACCCAAATCGATGCAATTTCAAAATCTATTGAAGAAGAAGTTCACAAAGCCGGAGAAAGCCCAGCATGGAAAGTGGAAGGAAAATCAAATGGACAGTGGATTTTGATGGATTATGTCAATGTAGTCGCTCATATATTCCTCAAAGAAAAAAGAGAATTTTATGGTCTTGAGGAGCTGTGGGGTGATGCCAAAACAACTTATATCAACTGA
- the ftsH gene encoding ATP-dependent zinc metalloprotease FtsH: protein MSDKNSNNKNFVPKPPQKNNFQLWLIVAAVMVILGLTWIQQRGVVIDITQKRFEDMYTAGDVAKVVIVRNMNRVDVTLKPAALQNPKYKTELEANSAFFNAAGPHYSLQVTTSDKFQADFQALEEKLPDDQRIGFSVTNEENWMSYFSSFGFLILLFVFFWFMMRRMAGPSGPGGQIFNVGKSRAQLFDAENKVKITFDNVAGLDEAKEEIQEIVEFLKNPSKFTKLGGKIPKGALLVGPPGTGKTLLAKAVAGEAGVPFFTLSGSDFVEMFVGVGAARVRDLFKQAKEKAPCIIFIDEIDAIGRSRGKGQMPGSNDERENTLNSLLVEMDGFGTDSGVIVLAATNRPDVLDSALLRPGRFDRQISIDKPDIVGREAIFKVHLKPVKISEDVDAKKLAAQTPGFAGAEIANVCNEAALIAARRNKVAVDMQDFQDAIDRVIGGLEKKNKIISPEEKKIVAYHEAGHAVAGWFLEHADPLVKVSIVPRGVAALGYAQYLPKEQFLYQTEQLIDEMCMTLGGRAAEEIIFGKISTGALSDLERITKMAYSIVSVYGMNEKLGNVSFYDSKSDGYKMTKPYSEATAEMIDQEVSKLIQFAYNRTIELLQKHKNELETLAKELLEKEILFQSDLERLIGKRPFEKETTYQAYTNKKDTPKSPELVSPQEPAGEESSSDPLSSEPIPAPHPDNQVD from the coding sequence ATGAGCGATAAGAATAGTAATAATAAAAATTTTGTCCCCAAGCCTCCACAAAAAAACAACTTCCAGCTTTGGCTGATCGTTGCCGCGGTGATGGTAATCTTAGGTTTGACCTGGATCCAGCAACGTGGAGTAGTGATTGACATTACTCAAAAGCGGTTTGAGGACATGTACACAGCAGGGGATGTAGCAAAGGTCGTGATCGTCCGAAATATGAATCGGGTCGATGTAACTCTAAAGCCTGCAGCACTTCAAAATCCAAAATACAAGACAGAACTCGAAGCCAACTCTGCGTTTTTTAATGCAGCAGGTCCTCATTATTCCTTGCAGGTGACCACTTCCGATAAATTCCAAGCTGATTTTCAAGCCTTGGAAGAAAAGTTGCCAGATGATCAAAGAATCGGCTTTTCTGTCACCAATGAGGAAAATTGGATGTCGTATTTCAGCAGTTTTGGATTCTTAATCCTCCTGTTTGTATTCTTCTGGTTTATGATGCGAAGAATGGCCGGTCCTTCAGGTCCAGGTGGTCAAATCTTTAATGTTGGAAAATCTAGAGCACAGCTATTTGATGCTGAAAATAAAGTCAAAATTACTTTTGACAACGTAGCAGGTCTCGATGAAGCAAAAGAAGAAATTCAGGAGATCGTAGAGTTTTTGAAAAACCCATCCAAATTCACCAAGCTTGGTGGTAAAATCCCGAAAGGCGCTCTGCTAGTTGGCCCTCCAGGTACCGGTAAAACGTTGCTTGCCAAGGCCGTGGCTGGTGAAGCTGGTGTTCCTTTCTTCACTCTTTCTGGATCTGATTTCGTAGAAATGTTCGTTGGTGTGGGTGCGGCTCGGGTTAGAGATCTTTTCAAACAAGCTAAAGAAAAGGCACCTTGTATCATCTTCATCGATGAAATCGACGCCATCGGTAGATCTAGAGGAAAAGGGCAAATGCCAGGATCAAACGATGAACGCGAAAATACACTTAACTCACTTCTCGTAGAGATGGATGGCTTTGGTACTGATTCTGGGGTAATTGTCCTAGCAGCTACCAATAGACCAGATGTGTTGGATAGTGCCCTATTGAGACCAGGTCGATTTGACCGACAAATCTCCATCGACAAACCAGACATCGTAGGAAGAGAAGCGATTTTCAAAGTTCACTTGAAGCCTGTTAAAATCTCTGAAGATGTAGATGCTAAAAAATTAGCAGCTCAAACTCCAGGTTTTGCAGGTGCTGAAATCGCAAACGTATGTAACGAAGCCGCATTGATCGCCGCCAGAAGAAATAAAGTGGCGGTAGACATGCAGGATTTCCAAGATGCAATCGACCGAGTGATTGGTGGCTTAGAAAAGAAAAACAAGATCATTTCTCCTGAAGAAAAGAAAATCGTTGCCTATCATGAAGCTGGCCACGCGGTAGCTGGTTGGTTTTTGGAGCATGCCGATCCTTTGGTAAAAGTATCGATTGTACCAAGAGGTGTGGCTGCATTAGGATACGCTCAATACCTTCCAAAAGAACAATTCTTGTATCAGACCGAGCAGTTGATCGATGAAATGTGTATGACGTTAGGTGGGCGAGCAGCCGAAGAAATCATCTTTGGAAAAATCTCAACTGGAGCACTCAGCGATTTGGAACGAATCACCAAAATGGCGTATTCCATCGTTTCAGTATATGGAATGAACGAGAAGCTTGGAAACGTATCCTTCTATGACAGCAAGAGCGATGGGTACAAAATGACCAAGCCCTATTCCGAGGCAACAGCTGAAATGATCGATCAGGAGGTGAGCAAATTGATTCAGTTTGCTTACAATAGAACCATCGAACTATTGCAAAAACATAAAAATGAGTTGGAGACCTTAGCTAAAGAGTTGTTGGAGAAAGAAATTCTTTTCCAATCAGACTTGGAGCGATTGATTGGAAAGCGACCTTTTGAAAAGGAAACAACCTATCAAGCTTACACCAACAAAAAAGACACTCCGAAATCGCCTGAGTTGGTTAGTCCTCAAGAACCAGCTGGAGAGGAATCATCCTCAGACCCACTCAGTTCGGAACCTATTCCGGCCCCACATCCGGACAATCAAGTTGACTAA
- a CDS encoding UDP-2,3-diacylglucosamine diphosphatase, whose amino-acid sequence MHFQPLDFHLSGKKLFFASDFHLGAPNSPESKIREKKIIQWLNSIEDEAAAIFLVGDIFDFWFEYREVIPKGFIPFISKIHQLREKGIPVLFFTGNHDLWMKDYFTQELRIPIYHHPIVLQVEGKKIVVGHGDGLGPGDHTYKLLKKVFTNPLAKWLFRWLHPDLGIRLAKAWSGHSRISNTAKNENHFLGNDEWLWQYCKEIESKMHHDLYIFGHRHLPLELEVGKNATYYNLGEWVSQFTYLEFSENSVNLKEFQP is encoded by the coding sequence ATGCATTTCCAACCTTTAGATTTTCACCTCTCTGGTAAAAAGTTATTCTTTGCGTCTGATTTTCATTTGGGTGCACCAAATTCACCGGAAAGTAAAATCCGAGAAAAGAAAATCATCCAATGGCTCAACAGTATCGAAGATGAAGCAGCAGCGATTTTTTTGGTTGGTGATATCTTTGATTTTTGGTTTGAATACCGAGAAGTAATCCCAAAAGGCTTCATCCCATTCATTTCTAAAATCCATCAGCTTCGCGAGAAAGGGATTCCCGTGCTTTTTTTTACTGGAAATCATGATTTATGGATGAAGGATTATTTCACCCAAGAGTTGCGTATCCCTATTTACCATCATCCTATTGTGCTGCAGGTGGAAGGCAAAAAAATAGTAGTGGGTCATGGAGACGGTCTTGGACCTGGAGATCATACTTATAAGCTCTTAAAGAAGGTATTTACAAACCCTTTGGCCAAATGGTTATTCCGATGGCTACATCCCGATTTAGGAATTCGACTGGCAAAAGCCTGGTCAGGTCATAGTCGAATTTCAAACACTGCTAAAAATGAAAATCACTTTTTGGGAAACGATGAGTGGCTTTGGCAATATTGCAAAGAGATCGAAAGTAAGATGCATCACGACCTATACATCTTTGGACATCGGCATCTGCCCTTGGAATTGGAGGTAGGAAAAAATGCTACCTATTATAACTTAGGTGAATGGGTCAGTCAATTTACTTACCTAGAATTTAGTGAAAATTCGGTTAACCTAAAGGAATTTCAGCCATGA
- a CDS encoding FKBP-type peptidyl-prolyl cis-trans isomerase: MQAKKGDAVAVHYTGRLEDGSVFDSSESRSPLSFTLGDGNMIKGFDSAVYGMAIGDKKTVTIPAAEAYGERRQDMMIDIPLDQVPPHIQPEIGLQLTLQGAGGQPVPVTVVDVTDAKIVLDANHELAGKDLIFDIELVSIN; encoded by the coding sequence ATGCAAGCAAAAAAAGGAGATGCCGTAGCAGTTCACTACACTGGTAGACTGGAAGACGGCAGTGTATTTGACTCTTCAGAATCAAGATCCCCACTAAGCTTCACGCTGGGAGATGGAAATATGATTAAAGGATTTGACTCGGCGGTTTATGGAATGGCAATCGGTGATAAAAAAACCGTGACGATTCCTGCTGCAGAGGCTTATGGAGAGCGAAGACAAGATATGATGATCGATATTCCTTTGGATCAAGTACCTCCACATATTCAGCCTGAAATCGGACTTCAGTTGACACTTCAAGGAGCAGGCGGCCAGCCTGTACCTGTTACCGTTGTCGACGTAACTGATGCTAAGATTGTGTTAGATGCCAACCACGAATTAGCAGGTAAAGATTTGATTTTTGACATTGAATTGGTCTCTATTAACTAA
- a CDS encoding sigma-54-dependent transcriptional regulator, giving the protein METQTLGKILIIDDNEDLLFAAKMLLKKHAKEVMIEKDPRRIPFLINNNSFDVILLDMNFREDTTSGKEGFYWLNQIKEIDPKAVVILITAFGDVEMAVQALKEGATDFILKPWQNEKLIATLHAAVKLKESYNEVDKLQKKQKALETDLKKPYTDIIGSSASMKNIFSIIDKVAQTDANVLILGENGTGKELIARAIHERSLRKNETFVGVDMGAITETLFESELFGHKKGAFTDAKEDRAGRFEVADQGTLFLDEIGNLSMPLQSKLLTVLQKREVTRIGTNKPLPVDIRLICATNMPVHEMVMENTFRQDLLYRINTVEIFLPPLRDRHDDIPTLANHFLKQYGQKYRKNFSGFTPSAMELLQRYPWPGNIRELQHAIERAIIMAEGDQLDSRDFFFLSSKPTSEKAPVNATLNLDDMERSTIQRAIDKNGGNISKAAKELGLTRASLYRRLEKYGL; this is encoded by the coding sequence ATGGAAACGCAGACACTCGGAAAAATCCTCATTATAGACGACAATGAAGACCTACTTTTCGCCGCAAAAATGCTGTTGAAAAAACATGCTAAAGAGGTCATGATAGAAAAAGATCCTCGGCGAATCCCATTTTTGATTAACAACAACAGCTTCGATGTCATCCTTTTGGATATGAATTTTCGGGAAGATACGACCTCTGGAAAAGAGGGATTCTATTGGTTAAATCAAATCAAAGAGATTGATCCCAAAGCCGTAGTCATTTTAATTACCGCCTTCGGCGATGTGGAGATGGCTGTCCAGGCGCTGAAAGAAGGAGCAACCGACTTTATTCTAAAACCTTGGCAAAATGAAAAACTGATCGCGACATTGCATGCTGCGGTCAAGTTGAAAGAAAGCTATAATGAGGTAGACAAGCTTCAAAAGAAGCAAAAAGCATTAGAGACAGACTTGAAGAAGCCTTATACCGATATTATCGGCAGCTCGGCTTCTATGAAAAATATCTTTTCCATTATTGACAAAGTTGCGCAAACAGACGCCAACGTCTTGATTTTGGGCGAAAATGGAACAGGGAAAGAACTCATAGCTCGTGCTATCCATGAACGCTCACTTCGGAAAAATGAAACCTTCGTCGGAGTGGACATGGGAGCCATTACTGAAACGCTCTTTGAATCCGAACTTTTCGGTCATAAAAAAGGAGCATTTACTGATGCCAAAGAAGATCGGGCTGGAAGATTTGAAGTAGCTGACCAAGGAACACTTTTTCTGGATGAAATTGGAAATCTTTCTATGCCCCTTCAATCCAAATTGCTTACCGTCCTGCAAAAACGGGAAGTCACCCGAATAGGTACCAACAAACCACTTCCCGTTGATATTCGCTTGATCTGTGCTACCAATATGCCTGTACATGAAATGGTGATGGAAAACACCTTTCGACAAGATTTATTGTATCGGATCAACACCGTGGAAATTTTCCTTCCTCCACTACGCGATCGCCATGATGATATCCCAACCCTTGCTAATCACTTTCTGAAACAATACGGGCAGAAATACCGAAAGAACTTCTCTGGGTTTACTCCTTCTGCTATGGAATTGCTCCAGCGCTATCCTTGGCCAGGAAATATCCGAGAACTTCAGCATGCGATCGAGCGGGCAATTATCATGGCTGAAGGGGATCAATTGGATAGCAGGGATTTCTTTTTCCTTTCTTCCAAACCGACCTCAGAAAAAGCCCCAGTAAACGCAACTCTCAATTTGGATGATATGGAGCGCAGTACGATCCAGCGAGCCATAGATAAAAATGGTGGAAACATCTCCAAGGCTGCAAAAGAACTAGGACTCACTCGGGCTTCGCTTTACCGAAGATTGGAAAAATATGGACTATAG